One Blattabacterium cuenoti DNA window includes the following coding sequences:
- the ligA gene encoding NAD-dependent DNA ligase LigA — protein MDNQKKNIKEKIHKLRKELSEYNKKYYLLDTSDVSDYDFDRKLKELSLLEKSHPELYDPTSSPTIKIGGGIHPSYSINYHKYKMYSLQNTYSKKELIIWKKRIDQSISFTSLVCELKYDGVSINLIYKNGCLTNALTRGDGEKGENVTENVLTIQSIPLKLKGNHYPKYLEIRGEIFLTIKKFLEINAERIKNGKTPYANPRNTASGTLKIHDSKEVYKRTLSCIAYTVIGKNLPFNTQYQSLKYLQKWGFEATKTARLCKTMKEVFHFINYWETRKEKLPYQIDGIVIKVNEYQKQFLLGNTKKYPIWAIAYKFRQKLSETKLSNLTFQVGRTGIITPVAHVIPIEISGTNVKRVALYNNRFIQKMGIHHGDSLFLEKGGNVIPKVTKINVKKRLEIPYPISFLKKCPSCNSPLKKEKELFYCINSRNCPSQKIGVIQHFVSQQGMNIQGIGNEMIKKLYKKGFLCNISDLYRLNKEKIIQINGVKEKLAKILLNNIQKSKSNPYHKVLYSLGIRHVGEDISKKLTEHFLNIDSLISADINHLTSIYGIGKKIAESIKTYFSIPENKNMIETLIKDGLHFSKCNPKKDSPLQGKYFVFTGKLSQMTRNRAKNIIEFLGGRVFNRVNNKTHFIVVGKNFGSKLEKCIKKKNIQILTEEIFMDLIEKKIKILEKH, from the coding sequence ATGGATAATCAAAAAAAAAACATCAAAGAAAAAATACATAAACTCAGAAAAGAATTGTCAGAATATAATAAAAAATATTATCTGTTGGACACTTCTGATGTTTCAGATTACGATTTCGATAGAAAATTAAAAGAATTATCTCTTTTAGAAAAATCCCATCCAGAATTATATGATCCTACATCATCTCCTACAATAAAAATAGGAGGGGGAATTCATCCCTCCTATTCAATAAATTATCACAAATATAAAATGTACTCTCTTCAAAATACCTATTCTAAAAAAGAGTTAATAATTTGGAAAAAACGGATAGATCAATCTATTTCATTCACATCACTTGTATGTGAACTGAAATATGATGGGGTCTCTATCAATTTGATTTATAAAAACGGATGTTTAACCAATGCTTTGACTCGTGGAGACGGTGAAAAAGGAGAAAATGTAACAGAAAATGTACTGACAATTCAATCCATCCCCTTAAAATTAAAAGGAAATCACTATCCTAAGTATCTGGAAATACGGGGAGAAATTTTCCTTACAATAAAAAAATTTCTTGAAATAAATGCAGAACGTATAAAAAATGGAAAAACTCCATATGCGAATCCAAGAAATACGGCTAGTGGAACACTAAAAATTCATGATAGTAAAGAAGTATACAAACGAACTTTGTCCTGTATTGCTTATACAGTTATAGGAAAAAATTTGCCTTTTAATACACAATATCAATCTCTAAAATATCTCCAAAAATGGGGATTCGAAGCTACAAAAACTGCTCGACTTTGTAAAACAATGAAAGAAGTTTTCCATTTTATAAACTATTGGGAAACACGGAAAGAGAAGCTTCCATATCAGATTGATGGAATAGTTATTAAAGTTAATGAATACCAAAAACAATTCCTTTTAGGAAACACAAAAAAATATCCAATTTGGGCGATTGCCTATAAATTTAGACAAAAATTATCAGAAACAAAATTATCCAACCTCACTTTTCAAGTAGGTCGTACTGGAATTATTACTCCTGTTGCCCATGTTATTCCTATAGAAATTTCGGGAACAAATGTAAAAAGAGTTGCGCTTTATAATAATCGTTTTATACAAAAAATGGGAATTCATCATGGAGATTCACTTTTTCTAGAAAAAGGAGGAAATGTGATTCCAAAAGTCACTAAAATAAATGTAAAAAAGAGATTAGAAATCCCCTATCCAATCTCATTTTTAAAAAAATGTCCATCATGTAATAGTCCTTTAAAAAAAGAAAAGGAATTATTCTATTGTATTAATAGCAGAAACTGTCCTTCTCAAAAAATTGGGGTTATCCAACATTTTGTTAGTCAGCAAGGAATGAATATACAAGGAATTGGAAATGAAATGATTAAAAAACTATACAAAAAGGGATTTTTATGTAATATTTCCGATTTATATAGACTAAATAAAGAAAAAATTATTCAAATAAATGGAGTAAAAGAGAAATTAGCAAAAATACTACTAAATAATATACAAAAATCTAAATCAAATCCTTATCATAAAGTTCTCTATTCTTTAGGAATTCGTCATGTAGGTGAAGATATTTCTAAAAAATTAACAGAACATTTTTTGAATATAGACTCTTTAATATCTGCTGATATTAATCATTTAACGTCTATTTACGGAATAGGAAAGAAAATAGCAGAAAGTATAAAAACTTATTTTTCTATTCCGGAAAACAAAAATATGATTGAAACTCTTATAAAAGATGGATTACATTTTTCAAAATGTAATCCAAAAAAAGATTCTCCTCTTCAAGGAAAATATTTTGTTTTTACGGGAAAACTGTCTCAAATGACTCGAAATAGAGCTAAAAACATAATAGAATTTTTAGGTGGAAGAGTTTTTAATAGAGTGAATAATAAAACTCATTTTATAGTTGTTGGAAAGAATTTTGGTTCCAAACTAGAAAAATGCATCAAAAAAAAGAACATACAAATTTTAACTGAAGAAATTTTTATGGATCTGATTGAAAAAAAAATAAAAATTTTAGAGAAACATTAA
- the lon gene encoding endopeptidase La, with protein sequence MLLKNIFTESGFESEAEFIPLMSQDEEDQLLKDDIPEQLCILTVRNMVLYSGIVFPIIAGKSGSIQLLQDAYGLDKTVGVLTQKNSGIENLSEKDLYSIGTVAKILKLLKMPDGNTTVILQGKRRFKVNRFIQNDPYFKAEIIALEENKPSCKDKEYLALVESIKEIAIKIIQDNPNIPSEASIAIRNIESPSFLINFVAANMNLSTRDKQKLLEYDDLKKRAMETLRFLNVEHQQIKLKNDIQSRVRSDMDQQQREYFLHQQIKAIQEELGDISYEKEIDEMRAKAYRKKWTKEAKRQFDRELLKMQRTNPQMPEYTVQRNYLELMIDLPWRKYSKDSFDLEFAQKILDRDHYGLEKIKERILEYLAVLKLRGDMRSPILCFYGPPGVGKTSLGRSIATALKRKYVRISLGGLHDESEIRGHRRTYIGAMPGRLLQSIRKVGTSNPVFVIDEIDKIGIGANGDPSSAMLEVLDPEQNTSFYDNFLEMGYDLSKVLFIATANSLSTIHPALIDRMEIIEMNGYIVEEKTQIVKKHIIPKQLKENGLKKSDLILGTKEIEKVIESYTRESGLRTLEKHIAKLARYVAKHIAMDKKYVKHLSLEKIEEILGIPNEPDRYEGNNVTGVVTGLAWTNFGGDILYIESSLSKGKGNLSITGNLGEIMKESATIALQYIKSHYEEFHIDPKMFEEKNVHVHVPEGSVPKDGPSAGITMLTSLVSSYTKRKLRPHLAMTGEITLRGKVLPVGGIKEKILAAKRANIKEIILSQENKKDVEEIKQDHLKGLTFDYVRNMNDVIHLALK encoded by the coding sequence ATGTTACTAAAAAATATATTTACAGAATCTGGATTCGAGTCTGAAGCAGAATTTATTCCTTTAATGAGTCAAGATGAAGAAGATCAGCTACTTAAAGATGACATTCCTGAACAATTATGCATTTTAACAGTAAGAAATATGGTTTTGTATTCTGGAATTGTTTTTCCAATTATAGCAGGAAAAAGTGGATCAATACAATTGTTACAAGATGCTTATGGACTTGATAAAACAGTTGGAGTTTTAACACAAAAAAATTCTGGAATAGAAAATCTTAGTGAAAAAGATTTATATTCTATTGGAACAGTAGCCAAAATATTGAAATTATTAAAAATGCCTGATGGAAATACTACTGTTATTTTACAAGGAAAAAGAAGATTCAAAGTAAACCGTTTTATTCAAAACGATCCATATTTTAAAGCGGAAATTATAGCTTTAGAAGAGAATAAACCTTCTTGTAAAGATAAGGAATATTTAGCTTTGGTTGAATCCATCAAAGAAATTGCTATAAAAATCATTCAGGATAATCCAAATATTCCATCAGAAGCGAGTATTGCTATTCGTAATATAGAAAGTCCCTCTTTCTTAATCAATTTTGTAGCAGCTAATATGAATTTATCTACTAGAGACAAACAAAAGTTGTTAGAGTACGATGATTTAAAAAAAAGAGCAATGGAGACATTACGTTTTCTCAACGTAGAACATCAACAAATAAAACTAAAAAATGATATTCAGTCACGTGTTCGTAGTGACATGGATCAACAGCAAAGAGAATATTTTTTACATCAACAAATTAAAGCCATACAAGAAGAATTAGGAGATATTTCTTATGAAAAAGAGATTGATGAAATGCGAGCCAAAGCTTACAGAAAAAAATGGACTAAAGAAGCGAAGAGACAATTCGATAGAGAACTCTTGAAAATGCAAAGAACGAATCCTCAAATGCCTGAATATACGGTACAAAGAAATTATCTAGAATTGATGATAGATCTTCCTTGGAGAAAATATTCAAAAGATAGTTTTGATTTAGAATTTGCACAAAAAATATTAGATAGAGATCATTACGGGCTTGAAAAAATTAAAGAACGGATTCTAGAATATTTAGCCGTCTTGAAATTAAGAGGAGATATGCGTTCTCCTATTCTCTGTTTTTATGGTCCTCCTGGAGTTGGAAAAACTTCTTTAGGGAGATCTATAGCAACTGCACTAAAAAGAAAATATGTCCGTATTTCTTTAGGAGGATTACACGATGAATCTGAAATACGTGGACATAGAAGGACTTATATAGGGGCTATGCCAGGAAGACTTTTACAATCTATCCGAAAAGTGGGGACATCCAATCCCGTTTTTGTTATTGACGAAATTGATAAAATTGGAATAGGAGCCAATGGGGACCCATCCTCTGCCATGTTAGAAGTTTTAGATCCGGAACAAAATACTTCTTTTTATGATAACTTTTTGGAAATGGGATATGATTTATCAAAAGTATTGTTTATTGCTACAGCAAATTCCCTTTCAACCATACACCCAGCTCTTATAGATAGAATGGAGATTATAGAAATGAATGGATATATTGTGGAGGAAAAAACACAAATAGTAAAAAAACATATTATTCCTAAACAATTGAAAGAAAATGGATTAAAAAAGTCTGATTTAATTCTTGGTACTAAAGAAATTGAAAAAGTGATTGAGAGTTATACCAGAGAATCTGGATTAAGGACTCTAGAAAAACATATTGCTAAATTAGCACGTTATGTCGCTAAACATATCGCTATGGATAAAAAATATGTGAAACATTTAAGTCTAGAAAAGATAGAGGAAATACTTGGAATACCAAATGAGCCGGATCGTTATGAAGGAAATAATGTTACAGGTGTAGTAACGGGTTTAGCTTGGACTAATTTTGGAGGAGATATTTTATATATTGAATCCAGTTTATCGAAAGGAAAAGGAAATTTAAGTATTACTGGAAATTTAGGAGAAATCATGAAAGAATCTGCAACCATTGCTTTACAGTATATTAAATCTCATTATGAAGAATTTCATATAGATCCTAAAATGTTTGAAGAAAAAAATGTACATGTTCATGTTCCTGAAGGATCTGTTCCTAAAGATGGCCCCTCTGCAGGAATCACTATGTTAACTTCTCTAGTCTCAAGTTATACAAAAAGAAAGTTAAGACCTCATTTAGCTATGACTGGGGAAATCACATTAAGAGGAAAAGTTCTTCCTGTAGGAGGAATTAAAGAAAAAATTTTAGCTGCTAAACGAGCTAATATAAAAGAAATTATTCTTTCACAAGAAAATAAAAAAGATGTAGAGGAAATTAAACAAGATCACTTAAAAGGATTAACTTTTGATTATGTTAGAAATATGAATGATGTGATTCATTTAGCCCTGAAATAA
- the lysA gene encoding diaminopimelate decarboxylase encodes MSLPVHRKQLIQLGKKYGTPLYIYDSGKIEKQYIKMRNAFRGVKCLRINYACKANTNLNILKFLHKLGSGLDTVSIQEVELGLKAGIPAKHIIFTPNCVSLQEIKKAVNFGVRINIDNLSILEQFGDDHSDYPVGIRINPHIMAGGNSKISVGHVDSKFGISYYQIPHMKRILKNTGLKIEGFHMHTGSDIYDVESFLQGARVLFQIAIDFPYLDYIDFGSGFKVPYKKNDLKTDLTYLSCSITEKFKNFCKNYGRPITLIFEPGKFLVSESGYFLVSVNVVKQTPSTVFAGVDSGFNHFLRPMFYDAYHCIENISNPNGRFRFYTVVGYICESDTFGFNRKISEIREGDLLCIKNAGAYCYSMSSNYNSRYRPSEVMIFKGKDFLIRRRETMQDILRNIVEIQI; translated from the coding sequence ATGAGTTTACCAGTTCATAGAAAACAGTTGATTCAATTAGGTAAAAAATACGGAACTCCTCTTTATATATATGATTCTGGAAAGATCGAGAAACAATATATAAAAATGAGAAACGCTTTTCGTGGAGTGAAATGTTTAAGAATCAATTATGCTTGTAAAGCGAATACTAATCTGAATATTTTAAAATTTTTACATAAATTGGGTAGTGGATTAGATACAGTTTCTATTCAGGAAGTTGAACTAGGATTAAAAGCTGGGATTCCCGCAAAACATATTATATTTACTCCAAATTGTGTTTCTCTACAAGAAATAAAAAAAGCGGTTAATTTTGGAGTAAGAATCAACATAGATAATCTATCCATTTTAGAACAATTTGGGGATGATCATTCAGATTATCCTGTAGGAATAAGAATTAATCCACATATAATGGCAGGAGGAAATTCAAAGATATCAGTTGGACATGTAGATTCTAAATTCGGAATTTCTTACTATCAAATTCCTCATATGAAAAGAATATTGAAAAATACAGGTCTTAAAATAGAGGGATTTCATATGCATACAGGATCTGACATATACGATGTTGAATCCTTTTTACAAGGAGCAAGAGTATTATTTCAAATTGCTATAGATTTTCCATATCTTGATTATATTGATTTTGGAAGTGGATTTAAAGTTCCATATAAAAAAAATGATCTAAAAACTGATCTTACTTATTTAAGTTGTTCTATCACAGAAAAATTCAAAAATTTTTGTAAAAATTACGGAAGACCCATTACTTTGATTTTTGAACCAGGTAAATTTTTGGTGAGTGAATCTGGATATTTTTTAGTTAGTGTAAATGTGGTCAAACAGACCCCTTCTACAGTTTTTGCGGGAGTTGATTCAGGGTTTAATCATTTTCTTCGTCCTATGTTTTATGATGCTTATCACTGTATTGAAAATATTTCTAATCCTAATGGACGTTTTCGTTTTTACACAGTAGTTGGATATATTTGCGAATCAGATACTTTTGGATTTAATCGGAAAATATCTGAAATCCGGGAAGGAGATCTTTTATGTATAAAAAATGCAGGGGCTTACTGTTATTCTATGTCTTCTAATTATAATTCCCGTTATCGCCCTTCTGAAGTTATGATTTTTAAGGGAAAAGACTTTCTTATCAGGAGAAGAGAAACGATGCAAGATATTCTTAGAAATATCGTAGAAATACAAATATAA
- the metG gene encoding methionine--tRNA ligase, protein MKKSYKYTVTAALPYANGPIHIGHLAGVYLPADLFVRYLRRKNQDVIFICGSDEHGVPITIQAKKENTTPQKIVNKYHSMNKDCFTNFGIHFDNYSRTSTDIHHEISTSFFKKLCQKEKIFEKVSEQYYDNEAKQFLPDRYISGICPHCKNEKASGDQCESCGASLCPEELIGVKSTISGSHPVLKKTKHWYLPLNEYQNFLEKWILTNHKNWKINVYGQAKSWLDQGLQPRAITRDLNWGVPISVVSEKEKKVLYVWFEAPIGYISSTIEWAKRKKIDWEPYWKGKNTKLIQFIGKDNIVFHCIIFPVMLKAYNSGYIFPYQVHANEFLHLENEKISTSRNWAVWVHEYLKDFPNQQDSLRYILIANMPDKKDNNFNWKDFQRKNNNELISVLGNFVNRSITLIQKYNNGRIPNPGILSTDDKKILNKIKKTPESLSYLIETYRFREALICFMELSRIGNKYLTQEEPWNYSQSKRLKTILYVSLQIVGMIAQLAEPFLPNTSKKLLEILRLEACFWNEIENVEEILCPGHLLGKENSLLLFNKITNESVERQLHKLKIKK, encoded by the coding sequence ATGAAAAAATCATATAAATATACAGTTACGGCTGCATTACCATATGCAAATGGACCTATTCACATAGGGCATTTAGCAGGTGTTTATTTGCCTGCAGATCTTTTTGTTCGTTATCTAAGACGTAAGAATCAAGATGTTATTTTTATATGTGGATCGGATGAACATGGCGTACCTATTACGATACAAGCTAAAAAAGAAAATACAACTCCTCAAAAAATAGTTAATAAGTATCATTCCATGAATAAAGATTGTTTTACTAATTTTGGAATACATTTTGATAACTACTCTAGAACTTCGACAGATATTCATCACGAAATTTCTACTTCTTTTTTCAAAAAGCTTTGTCAAAAAGAAAAAATTTTTGAAAAAGTATCTGAACAATATTATGACAACGAAGCTAAGCAATTTTTACCGGATAGATATATCTCCGGAATCTGTCCCCATTGTAAAAATGAGAAAGCTTCCGGAGATCAATGCGAAAGTTGTGGAGCCTCGTTATGTCCTGAAGAATTAATAGGGGTAAAATCTACGATTAGTGGAAGTCATCCCGTTTTGAAAAAAACGAAACATTGGTATTTACCATTAAATGAATATCAAAATTTTTTAGAAAAATGGATTTTAACTAATCACAAAAATTGGAAAATAAATGTATATGGACAAGCTAAATCTTGGTTAGATCAAGGATTACAACCTCGTGCTATAACAAGAGATCTAAATTGGGGAGTTCCCATATCAGTAGTATCAGAAAAAGAAAAAAAAGTTCTCTATGTATGGTTTGAGGCCCCTATAGGATATATTTCCTCAACCATAGAATGGGCAAAACGTAAAAAAATAGATTGGGAACCTTATTGGAAAGGAAAGAACACTAAGTTAATTCAGTTTATAGGGAAAGATAATATTGTGTTTCATTGTATCATTTTTCCAGTTATGCTGAAAGCATATAATAGTGGATATATCTTTCCATATCAAGTACATGCTAATGAATTTCTTCATTTAGAAAATGAGAAAATATCCACTTCCAGAAATTGGGCCGTATGGGTCCATGAATATTTAAAAGATTTTCCCAACCAACAGGATTCTCTTCGTTATATTCTTATAGCAAATATGCCTGATAAAAAAGATAATAATTTCAATTGGAAAGATTTTCAAAGAAAAAATAATAATGAATTGATATCTGTATTAGGAAATTTCGTTAATCGCAGTATCACTTTGATTCAAAAATATAACAATGGAAGAATTCCAAATCCGGGAATTCTATCTACTGATGACAAAAAAATTTTAAATAAAATAAAAAAAACTCCAGAAAGTCTCAGTTATTTGATTGAAACCTACAGATTTCGTGAAGCTTTAATCTGTTTTATGGAATTGTCTCGAATTGGAAATAAATATTTAACTCAAGAAGAACCTTGGAATTATTCTCAATCTAAACGATTAAAAACTATTCTTTATGTATCTTTGCAAATCGTTGGAATGATTGCACAATTAGCAGAGCCATTTCTTCCAAACACTTCAAAGAAATTGTTAGAAATTCTTCGTTTGGAAGCTTGTTTTTGGAACGAAATAGAAAACGTAGAAGAAATCTTGTGCCCAGGACATTTGTTAGGAAAAGAAAATTCTCTATTGTTATTTAATAAAATAACAAATGAAAGTGTTGAAAGACAACTTCATAAACTTAAAATAAAAAAATAA
- a CDS encoding 5'-3' exonuclease: MNNNKKLFLIDAYTILYQGYYAYIKNPLFTSKGLNTSPLINFTSLLMKILNEEKPSYMSIIFDTSQETFRKQEYCQYKAHRKEIPKAISISIPYLMRILKSFRISFLHAQYGYEADDLIGTIAKKAEKKGYSIYITTLDKDFFQLVTENIKIYRPPFKGNPKKVLGIKEINEKFGIQSPEQVIDLWSMMGDSSDNIPGLPGIGEKNARKFIQKYGSLEKLFNSTHDLSGKIKKNIELNKKLGFLSKKLVTIVTNVPVDSFHEKKLLVKKPNWNSIEKIFSELEFRKLLKTAYQYCKKK, encoded by the coding sequence ATGAATAATAATAAAAAATTATTTTTAATAGATGCATATACGATTCTTTATCAAGGATATTATGCTTATATAAAGAATCCTCTTTTTACTTCTAAGGGATTAAATACCTCTCCTCTTATCAATTTTACTTCATTGTTAATGAAGATCTTGAATGAAGAAAAACCCTCTTATATGTCCATTATTTTTGACACAAGTCAAGAAACTTTTCGTAAACAAGAATACTGTCAATATAAAGCTCATAGAAAAGAAATCCCGAAAGCTATTTCTATTTCTATTCCTTATCTAATGAGAATTTTAAAATCTTTTCGAATTTCTTTTCTTCATGCTCAATATGGATACGAAGCAGATGATCTCATTGGAACTATAGCAAAGAAAGCAGAAAAGAAAGGATATAGTATTTATATCACTACTTTGGACAAAGATTTTTTCCAACTTGTCACAGAAAACATAAAAATTTACAGACCCCCTTTTAAAGGAAACCCAAAAAAAGTATTAGGAATTAAGGAGATTAATGAAAAATTTGGGATTCAATCTCCAGAACAAGTTATAGATTTATGGAGTATGATGGGAGATTCTTCCGATAATATCCCAGGATTGCCAGGAATAGGAGAAAAAAATGCAAGAAAATTTATTCAAAAGTATGGAAGTCTTGAGAAATTATTCAATTCTACTCATGATCTTAGTGGAAAAATAAAAAAAAATATTGAACTGAACAAAAAATTAGGTTTTTTATCCAAAAAATTAGTCACAATTGTGACTAATGTTCCCGTTGATTCTTTTCATGAGAAAAAACTTTTGGTTAAAAAACCAAACTGGAATTCCATAGAAAAAATATTTTCTGAACTTGAATTTAGAAAATTATTAAAAACCGCCTATCAATATTGTAAAAAAAAATAG
- a CDS encoding porin has protein sequence MYIDFTSSVNSRIEKNPFEKDVLERNIFDGVFFSTDELKLETIGKANEKISYHFSQRFFLKKKMDPEKEKKLEYNNNKIDNPTDTTTPTMNIHLAYLKYRCNEKLSFLIGKLPVTFVSIFSEKNKENPVGMNFIYTPIKNHEFLFQILNSIKNKNQYEHEQPIINLRPVRYPMGYSLNWNWSAHKIQNRWAYSIFQENHKEKFWKLLSLGSKLDFSPFSIEMDYVFSDEDIERNGDLTTIFHSLISRNTHRNPIKKVSPVTYATYLLKLHYNFPPRWNFFTQGVYEMGRSKEGIDGTHWILKDQLFKRAYAYSVGIEYKHPIIINHNHEIRLYLVYTRGKVLYLDTNKILQKENKNDHSISLGLNYRIQLF, from the coding sequence ATGTACATAGATTTTACGAGTAGTGTTAATTCTAGAATTGAAAAAAATCCTTTTGAAAAAGATGTTCTGGAAAGAAATATTTTTGATGGAGTCTTTTTTTCTACAGATGAATTAAAATTAGAAACGATAGGAAAGGCGAATGAAAAAATCAGTTATCATTTTTCCCAAAGATTCTTTTTAAAGAAGAAAATGGACCCTGAAAAAGAAAAAAAATTGGAATACAATAATAATAAAATTGATAATCCAACTGATACTACTACTCCTACTATGAATATTCATTTAGCTTATTTAAAATATAGATGTAATGAAAAGTTATCTTTTTTGATAGGAAAACTACCAGTTACTTTTGTAAGTATTTTTTCAGAGAAAAATAAAGAGAATCCTGTTGGGATGAATTTTATTTATACTCCAATAAAAAATCATGAATTTCTATTTCAAATTCTAAATAGTATTAAGAATAAGAATCAATATGAACATGAACAACCAATCATCAATCTAAGACCTGTCCGTTATCCTATGGGATATTCATTGAATTGGAATTGGAGTGCTCATAAAATACAAAATAGATGGGCCTATTCTATTTTCCAAGAGAATCATAAAGAAAAATTTTGGAAGTTATTATCTTTGGGAAGTAAGTTGGATTTTTCTCCTTTCTCTATAGAGATGGATTACGTATTCAGTGATGAAGATATAGAAAGAAATGGAGATTTAACAACAATTTTTCATTCTTTAATAAGTAGGAATACTCATAGAAATCCTATTAAAAAAGTTTCTCCTGTTACATATGCTACTTATTTACTCAAATTACATTACAACTTTCCCCCAAGATGGAATTTTTTTACGCAAGGAGTATATGAGATGGGACGATCTAAAGAAGGAATTGATGGAACTCATTGGATATTAAAAGATCAGTTATTTAAAAGAGCATATGCTTATTCTGTAGGAATAGAATATAAACATCCTATTATAATAAACCATAATCATGAGATCAGGTTGTATTTGGTATATACAAGAGGAAAGGTATTGTATCTGGATACAAATAAAATTCTTCAAAAAGAAAATAAAAATGATCATTCAATCTCTTTAGGGTTGAATTATCGTATTCAGTTATTTTAA